Within the Kluyveromyces lactis strain NRRL Y-1140 chromosome A complete sequence genome, the region ACGTTAAATCACACCAACGGATCAACGGTGAATGAGTCAAATATGCGAGAGGAAAATAGCAATATGCCACGTCCGGTGCAGCGAGTCCGTTCTCAGCACGGTGTCATGCCCGACAAGGTGAGTGACAGCTCCAAGGATGAGAGCAGAGCGGGCGAAGGTACCACTGCTGGTACAGGTAATGGAATCAAACAAGAACGCAGTGATGCGGTCGCATCGCATGCTGGACTCACAGAGCATGAGAGGCACCGGTCTGAATCTACCCCCATTACCGCGTCTGCTATTCAGATTGAAGCTGTTTTGTCCGTGTTTAAAGGTGGGAGAACAACGCCAATGAAGATGCCGTTGAACATCGAAAGACCTCTTTACGACCGTTTTATCGCTGCGTTCTTTAAACATAACCATAAATCGTACCCGttgatgaacaagatagagtttttgaataaagtGTCAACGATAAGAGATTTCAACAAGTTACCTGAAGAAGAGAGCAACGCCTTTGTGTTCCAGTTGCACATGATCATGGCTATTGGATGTACCACTTTACAAAGAGCAGGAATGTTAACATCGGAGGAAGAAGGGTTGAGTGAACATTTTGCATACTTGGCCATGAAAAACTTCTGTCCCGTGATGCATTTACAGAACCTTGAGACAATCAAGTGCTTATTACTATTGGGTATATATTCATTCTTCGAACCGAAGGGTGTTTCCTCTTGGACCATCAGTGGATTGATAATGAGACTATGCATTGGATTTGGTTTGAACCGTGCATTAACACctaagaaattgaaaacgaTGTCAGTTATTGATGTAGAGATGAGATACAGAGCTTTTTGGGCATTCTATTCGTTCGAACGTCTAGTTGCGACATCCTTGGGTAGAATATCCTGCCTATCCGACGATGATATTAGCGTTCCACCACCAAGAGctttatttgaagaagagaaggaCGATATAGAAGTCACCAACATGATGATAAGTTTAAGAAGAATCGGAGGGCGCATTTACAGGAAAGTGCATAGCGTCGGAGCTGCAAGAAGAAAGCTTAAtgcagaagaaaagaaaaatgtGATAGATAAGTTACGCCAGGAATTGGATGAGTTGTACAAATTAGAGACTTTTAAGATTCACAGCGccaaacaagaaacaaacaatatAACGTTCCACCATTCAGATACATGGCTCTCCATGAGGTATTACCAACTACAGATCATGATTTATAGACCAAGTGCTTTGATACCAAAACCCGCGATGGATTCTCTAACTATTCTGGGGGATGCATGTCTCAAATCCTTGAAATACACCTATAACTTATACCAGAAAAAGTTATTACCGTTAAATTGGATCACTTTGTTCCGTGTACTCACTATATGCAACACTATGCTCTATTGCTTATGCCAATGGTCCATCGATATCATTGAATCCAAGATCGAAATACACCAATGTATTGAAGTGCTTCGACACTTTGGTGCCAAATGGGTATTTGCAGCCAAATGCGCTGAAATTTTTTCAAGCATCATCAATACGATCTTGGATATCAGTTTGTCCAACGGTAGAGTACCCAACATGGATAAATTGACCAGAGAACTATTTGGCGCCAGTAACGAATACCAAGAGATCTTGGATGAGAATAATGTCGATATTTCTTGGGTGGATAGTATCGTCTGAGGGGTGGTACGGTGGTATATAAAGATATAATAAAAAAGTGTGTATCTGATTAATGAATGTATTGATGTAAGTTTGCCATTGTGGTGGTAAAAGCAGAGAAAGCAGCAAAGAGCAGTATATGGTTAGTGAGCATGTGTGGTCTAATGATGCCATGATATATGGAGCACTTACATTTTAACCGCCTGTAAAGATGCCTCCTTAGCTTAGTGGTAGAGCGTTGCACTTGTAATGCAAAGGTCGCTAGTTCAATTCTGGCAGGTGGcatttatcttttttattACTATAATTTAATCAATTATAACTATAATTCCTCACTGTACAAGAAACGCACTCAATTTTTTGAGTATTCACTACGCTAAACAACACATTACCTGCCCATTGGATACTGTGACCCCACTAACCACTCCTTCAGGCCAGCCACTTAGCTTAGAACTGTGCCACTCCTCTCTTTATTCTAAGACTAACACATGATCGCTGTATCCGGGTAAGACGTCTTTTCTCAACTTTCTACTAACAAAAAACCAAGATTCAATTTGAGCAACGGTACTAAACATGTAGGATACGACACATTTGGGGAAATTACAGGTCTATATATCTGTATAGTGGTCCCATAGAAGGTCAATTAAGCCGCTGGTTCAAATCTGAAAATGATCATTCAACTTTTATCCTATGCGGGTACCGTCCTGGGGTTTATTTTCCTGACGTTATCCACAGCATCAGGATTGTATTATCTCAGTGAGTTAGTGGAAGAATACACTGAACCCACAAGAAGGTTGCTATATCGAGCAATATACACTATAATCGGAATTTACGTGCTACTTCTATTATTCGATGGATTCCCATGGCTGCTAACGGCTTTTTCTATCTTTACCTACGTGGTATATCTACAGAATATGAAACATTTCCCATATATCTCGTTGACGAACCCTACGTTAATGTTGAGTTGCGTACTAGTTCTTATAAATCATTACTTGTGGTTTAAATACTTCAATGATGTTGATATCCCACCTCAATTCAGGTTTGACCCTAACTATGTGCCAAGAAGACGTGCGTCTTTCGCGGAAGTGGCATCattctttggaatttgtGTATGGTTTATTCCATTTGCATTGTTCGTGTCGTTATCCGCTGGAGAAAATGTGCTACCTACACAcattgaaaggaaaaagaacGAGGATGGCGATGGTGCCGAGAGTTCTAGAGGTgtgagaagaagagctaAGGGTTTAGCCAAGATCGTCATCGATTACATTAGAGAATACTTCTATTCCATAGGCAAACTATTTGGATTGAAGGATAgcaagaaagatgaaggGTTGTTGCTTtgataatatatatacacGTGTAATAAACCGTACATACTTGCATTCATAGTAGATGCATGGCAATGCCCTGATGTGTTGTCAATCtattgaaatctttcaagagTATTCGCTGAAAAAAGTCGATGACTTGCTTATTTAAGATACATTGGATACTATTTACGAAACACGAACAACATTCCTCTCTGTAAGTGGTAGGCATCCCACACACCAAAGTAATGGATTTAAGGTACACTTTTTGGAGCCCCGTAAGCACCGTGAGTGTTAATTCGTTATACGATGCGATTACACAAGATATACAATCGATAATGCGGCTTTCACAGttcttgaatcatttgaataATGTGTGGAACGCATCGCTGCTGTCGATGAAAAAGGCACCAGACCCTAAAGTAACTATAGTGGGGGAACAAGTGGTTGAGAAGATTACTGAGAGTTTGAAGTCGTACAAGGTTGATACCACAAGTTTAGATCACTTGCTGAAACGGTATGAATCTTTACTAGGACAATGTAAAGAGAATAAGGGGAGGGATGCAAGCCTGATcaaggaattgaaacaatgGAAAACGTTGAAATTAGAGATTCAAGACCAATCAGTGGTATATGACAAGGATAAAGATGACCATCATTGCCCTGTTGCTGGAGGAATACTGCAATTTCCAAGTCGAACCGTTATGTTTAAATTTTTGAGATGGCTTAAAGACGATATCAAGTATTCCAAACGGTTCATCCCGATCTCAAAGCTTCCCAATGAGTACTTCTCCGGCAAACAATTGATTGAATCCATTAGGAAACAGTATCCTGATAGCGTTGTTTCTTTGTAccaacaagaaaaattgGGCCAATGGTTCATGAGTGAAGGTTACATGGCTCATTATAACGATCTCCTCGGGGTGAGGAAAGCGTTCAGTTGTAACGGCTACTACTGCTGGAAAGAACTGGATCAGCAGAAATCTGTCAAGTACAACCTGGCAACGGTGAACGGATTAATTTGGGAACAATGGAGTAAATATACGATGCAAAAGTTACAGTTTGAAACGAACCATTTCAATCAGATGGATCAATTAGCACAGCTGAGAGAAGAGCTAGTGCAAACAATGAAGCATTTCAACGGTACACTGGAGGATACATGGCACATTACAAGCAAGGAAAGTGTAAAACCCAGCAGTGTAACGGTACAATCCATGTATGAGCAGAACATGGGCAGTATTGGTTTTTACGTGACATCGAACGAACCTATAATCAAGTACAATAGTGAGACAACAAAGTTTGAAATGACTAGTCCAATACCTGATGATATTACAGGCAACTCCCTTCTACACAGGCTAATAGATGAGATTGAGATTGAGACTGAGGATCACGTAGAGAACATCAAACGGTGTTGGATAACcgaatttgatttgatcaacTGGCATCGAATCAAGGAGGACCTATTGAGAAGATGGATGCGCGTTCAAACTGGTGATAAAGATGACTACGCGAGTTTGAATTTGACACTGGAAAAGAAAGTTCTACTACTGAAGGGCTGGCTCATCGAATTGGATGATTCGATAATACCCAGTGAGATATGCGAGGAAAGCGTAAGGAATAACCAGAGCATACTTAAGAGTTTCCAAGGATCCGGAGATAACCtgagaaaagatcaaaacCGAATTAGATGTATAGTGAGGATACTAAGACACTTGGCATGGTTGAAGGAGAAATCAGGAGAGGCACTGGATGACGTTTTGTCCGTCCCTTTGAAAATTCCCGTCACTCACTATTTCATGAGATGTCAGCACCAAGTACCGAACAAAATCGGAGCATTTAAAGCACTCCTACTGCAATCAGTGGAGGAAGGGTTCCAGCAATGGTACCAATTGATGGAGAGCACACCAACAGTACCTTCGGTACTGGTAGACGACACAAACCTAAGCCTACCACCCGGAGTCCTCACTGCCAGTGTTGCCGATACTGCTACTGCTACTGCCCCTCCCCCTTCCCATCACGTGACCACGGATTTCATACCAAAACCGTTTAAAGCAAGCAGCAGTGGTAGCAATGCCAGCAGTACCACCAGCAGTACAGCCGGCAGCCATACTGCCACGACCACAGCTGACCCTCGAGAGAAACGTAGGAGTGGCACACCGTTGCTCCAAATCATGCCCGACGTGTCTTCTTCCACGTAGAGCAAACACCCAAAGGTTTTTCCGGACTTGTCACACCCGGAAAAATCAGCAAATCGAGAGCCACGATGAACAAATCCCGCAGTGAATGACCGGGGGAATCTCATGGAACAACCTGGCAGATGTTCCATCGCAGAAGGGGAAAGGGCTGTAGGAAAAAGGACTTAAGATTGCGGACCCACCAATTCGGATTAGATCACGTCACGTCACGTGACGTGATTTAATTCAACACCATACACACACTTACCAATCCATGTGTACTATCGTCGCTATATACAGGCTCTTACATAGACATTGTACCACGTACGAAGTACGTGGTACAACTGGACACCCAATAGCAGGAGTTGTCCTTTCGATGTATGTTCACGCTGCACTGCACTGCACTGCGGTTTGGCACAGCACCCAAATAACCGGAAAACCTCACTCTGTGACGGTCAGGTGAAAACCGCATCTGAAGCAGATGTCCCGACTGGGTAGGACTAAGAATTGATCTATAGCTTGACAACACGGCTCAACGATGACTGTGTTGAACTATGCCGTTTAAACAATCGGGGTTCATTCATTCTTACCAATTGCACAGGTctatttcaatttggttATTTGTAATAAATGTTCGAGCATGTCTATCTATACTTTAAAGGATGCAGCTTCCACTAGTGAAAGAGTTGATATATTTCTGCTAGATAGATAAGATGATCTACTAAATAAGACTAGCTATAAGATCAGGTTTTAGATGGCAGCAATAGCTGCCATCTAATGGTTCAATATCGACCCTTGAACCAACGTATGAAGCATGGTTGGCACCATGCTTCATGTGCTTCATAATAACTTCCGCTTCTTGTTACTCAAAACCgggaaaattttgaaaaaaaaatggtttTCATATATAAAGGAACAATTAATTCATATAGAGAACCTTCTTTCCTTGCTCAGGATGATTTTAATACACAGGTTTTATGTATTTAATTGACCCTCTAAgttttgtttcaattggtGGTAggaattgaattgaattgaatcGACTAACGTACCTCTATTCTCTCTCTGTGTTGTGTTTTTTACCAGGAAAGAATTAACTGTTACTAATAGTCTTTTTGCTACATACAAGTTTCTATAACTAGACAAGCacacaagaagaaaacaaaaaagaaaaatgtcTGAACCTGCCGGTGATATTGGTTTGATTGGTTTGGCCGTTATGGGTCAAAACTTGATCTTGAACGCTGCTGACCACGGTTTCACTGTTGTTGCTTATAACAGAACAGTTTCTAAGGTTGATCATTTCTTAGCAAACGAGGCAAAGGGTAAATCTATCATTGGTGCTCATTCTGTGGAAGAATTGTGCCGTAACTTGAAGAGACCAAGAAGAATCATTCTTTTGGTCAAGGCTGGTGATGCTGTGGATGCTTTCATTCAACAATTGTTGCCATTTTTGGAAAAGGGAGACATTATCATCGATGGTGGTAACTCTCATTTCCCAGATTCTAACAGACGTTacgatgaattgaaggaaaaggGAATCTACTTTGTTGGTTCTGGTGTTTCTGGTGGTGAAGAAGGTGCTCGTTACGGTCCTTCTTTGATGCCAGGTGGTGCCGAAGAAGCTTGGCCTCACATTAAGGACATCTTCCAATCTATTTCTGCCAAGTCTGACGGCGAACCATGTTGTGACTGGGTTGGTCCAGCTGGGTCTGGTCATTACGTGAAGATGGTCCACAACGGTATCGAATACGGTGACATGCAATTGATCACTGAAGCTTACGATATCATGAAGAGAATTGGTGGATTCACCGATAAGGAAATCGGTGAAGTTTTCTCCCAATGGAACAAGGGTGTCTTGGATTCCTTCTTGGTTGAAATTACAAGAGACATTTTGCTGTACGACGATGTCGATGGTACTCCTCTAGTGGAAAAGATCTTGGATTCAGCTGGTCAAAAGGGTACTGGTAAATGGACTGCCATTAACGCTTTGGATCTAGGTATGCCAGTTACTTTGATTGGTGAAGCCGTGTTCGCTCGTTGTTTGTCCTCTTTGAAGGACGAAAGAGTTAGAGCCTCCAAGTTGCTTCCAGGCCCTCAAATTCCAAAGGATGCCGTTAAGGAAAGACAACAATTCGTTGACGACTTGGAACAAGCTCTTTACGCTTCCAAGATCATCTCTTACGCTCAAGGTTTCATGTTGATCCGTGAAGCTGGTAAGACTTACGGCTGGAAGTTGAACAACCCTGCCATCGCTTTGATGTGGAGAGGTGGTTGTATCATCAGATCCGTTTTCTTGGGTGAAATTACAAAGGCTTATAGAGAAAACCcagaattggaaaacttattattcaacaaattcttcGCTGATGCCGTCGAAAAGGCTCAAAGCGGTTGGAGAAAGACTATTGGTTTGGCTGTTTCTTACGGTATCCCAACCCCAGCTTTCTCCACTGCTCTATCGTTCTACGATGGTTACAGATCTGAAAGATTGCCAGCTAACTTGCTACAAGCTCAACGTGATTACTTCGGTGCTCACACTTTCAGAGTCTTGCCAGAAGCTGCTTCCGAAAACTTGCCAGCTGACCAAAACATCCACATTAACTGGACCGGTAAAGGTGGTAACGTTTCAGCTTCCAGTTACCAAGCTTAAACataatatcattatcaaacaTCCATCACCTCTTATCCCGAAGACTATTTTATCTCTTTATTTGGTTTTTGTAACTTCCGCTAAACTACATACACAGATTAAATAAAATAACTATGGAACCATACGTGTCACGCTATTCAAGTTGCCCTGTTTCTAACTCCGAGCAACTTGGAAGAGCCTGCTGACTGTAGTATCGAATGGAcgttttgttctttttgtGCAGGTGTTGTTATTTGCTGTCGCGCGTCAACGCCTGGAAACTGTGCGCTTGAAATAAACTCACATTTACCATTAATACACTCAAAGCGACATGTCACAAAAGTGATTGAGAAGCACATACTTATCCCTCCTTCCgaatttcatcaaaataGAAGTAATTGGAGCTTACTTTACTACACATACCTCGTTAAGATCTAACAATTTAGAGACAGTGACAGATTCATTGCATACCGGAAAAAAGAGTTAAACTAACATGGAAGAGCCAGATGAAGTAGATGAGTATAGTTACTCTGAGTTGGACCGTCCACAGTACCCTACACCAAAGGTTATAGATTCGAAAAAGATCTATGAACGGCTAAAGAGTAAAGTACAGTTTTGGAAACATCAGGATGTAGACGGatcctctttcaatacGATGGATAAGAGACAACAGGAGCTCTGGAAATTGATAAGAGATAGTCCCTTGAAATTCAATCAAAATAACGGTGCTCCCGAATCAAAAGAGGCCCATGCTAGTCCCTTACAACCAATTGGGGAAAGTGCCAATACTTTCCTTACCGATAACGATAAAGATGTTAACGTTGGCGATCAGTTCATAAAAGTATCTCCAATGAAGATTACAGCTCTAGACCAATCGCCATTATTTGAGGTGCACTCTACCACGAAGGAACTGACAGGACCATCGCCACCTGTTCTAGTGGAAAGGTTAACGGATAAGTTGCATTTTAAGAAGGTCGGGTTGAAAAGGATTCAGGATCGACTTGGAAAGATTGCTGATTCCAAGGAAAATGTTGCCAGGAATTATAATAAGTTGGCATCAGAAATCACAGCATGGTGCTCTTTGTGCCTAGAGAGAGATTCAGAGTTAGATTTGTTAACTGATTTACAACAGGTGTTGGCAGCGGATAAGAAGTCAGAACAGACAATGACCAGGCTCTTCATGATGATAAATGCTAAGTTAGAATACGTCGCTAAACGTGAAGAGAACATGTTACAGGAACGTAAGGATATGAACGCTTTGACAAAGAAATACGATGCGTTGAGGGTTAGGAAGGGAGATCAAAGTATGGAAACTCAATACctgaaagaaaacttgCAAAGGAAAAGAACTTCTCTTCAGCAGCTGACAGAGCAGTACTATGAATCGCTAAGTAAAATATTGCGCGAAGAGTTCACAAGAGCGTGTTTTACCATATATGAGATGGGatctgaattgaaagatgttACCAGAGATTTCTCTCTACAAAGTATTGagcttttgaagaatggcAATGACAGTGACTATATCGATGGTTTCTTAGAAGATGTAAGAAAGCTAAGAGCTGATAAGCAATGGAACAAGCTATCAAtgcaagagaaaaataACCCTAATAAATTGGCAGAATTGGTGGGTAACCTTTACAATGGCCAGGACTCATTATTGAGAATAGCTTCAAATAAAGTCCCAATAAAATTCTCACCGTTGCCCTTGCATGAAAATGCTTCGACCAGTACTTTAGATCCACAGCATTTCAAAGCAAGTGAGGGACTTGATCTATCAATGTCTCAATATGGCACTGACAAATACAATGACATTACCACAAATAAATTCATGTTAAAGAAGCCTTTGTTTACAGATGTTAGGCCCGTTTCACAGCAGCCCTTGCAAACGTTGCAGAATTTGAGAGCGCCAGTTTCAAGCCATGGGGCTACTGGTAGTGCAGGTGGAGGTGCCACCCGGCAGCGAAATTTAGCTAGCAATATTGCCAACAATTACCCATACCAACGAGGACCATCACTTGTTAGATCTAAAGCAGAACCCAACGGTTTgagaaatgaaataatatCTGAAAATGTGTCCGCGGAATCCATAGCTGATGCTGATGATAAAGAAGTGGTTATCAAGTTTGGTCATGATTTAACTAATTCATTTATAGAGGCGGACCAACTCTTAGCCACCAATGCTTGGGATTGATTTCTTATACAAGTGTAAGGTATCTATCCAGAATGTAAGTTTAATGGTAAATATACAAAGTACAGTTTAGAATGTCCTGGCCATTCAATGACTGATTTCATTAACGATGATGAGAGCAAACGGGATAAAAATGTTAGAGACTAAACAGCGAAGAGCCTCTTCGAGAGTTCGTACGTGGAAATCATTATTGCACAACTAGGTGCAATCTTCATAACTCTAGGTATCAGGCCTGTATATAATGCACCATAACCTTCCGTTTGCTTGATATTGTACAAAAATTTGAACATGCCTCTGGCAGATactcttttctttggtgaTACAAGCGTGTTCCGTTGCTTATTCTCTATATCCATGGTGATCTGCATTCGCGTTTTTCCTACGTCAAAAGGATGGGTCAATAAAGCCGCACTTGAGCCACTGACACTTCCACCGATAAAactgttgatgaagaaatccCAGTTGGGGCTCAAGTTCCACCGCAGACACTGTTCACTGAAGTCTATCcaaaaattcttcttgtaaAACTCGTAAGATCCCCAGTATATGGCACTGAAGGGGACATCTCTCCATAGTGTAATTTCAAGACCTTTGAACAAAACTTTATAGCCTCCTGATCGAATTTCGTTTCTTGTCTCTTTCAATAGGTCTTTAAACATCATTTGAGTCGTAGTATCTTTCCTAGATCTCGGTATACTCTGTAATCTTGTCTTTATGAGCTCTAACGGAGCCACCGTGGTAGCAGCAACCATTCTAGCAGTGGCACCGCAGAATAAGGGGTTTAAACTAGGGTATGAATCTCTCATCGGAGAATGATCTCTGAACATTTCATAACCAGAGAAATATACCACATTCGCCGGAATAGCCATCAGAAGCGTTATACTTAGACCTCTCCAAAGCGTCGCTAGTCCCTCCACCTCAGAGATCTTGGTGAAAGCTTCCCATGTACTGTTAAATCGTAATGCACTGTTCTTACACTGAATATCTTGGAAACACACATCTTGCCAGAAGATCTTCGGCGAATTCTTGTTAGCCACCACATGATCATATATTACCTCAGTACCTACGGATCCCTTCAACTCTGATGCAGCACCGCATGAACAATCGGGCAACATCACCTGCTGCTGCAACCGAATCCGAACTACGTCCATAGGagttaaaaaaaaggacGTCAAGAAAGAGCCCGCACATGCACTGAGCATCCGCTCCTTCATGATAGCTGTCGAGCTCCGATCGCCAGACATTACTCTTCACTTTTCTCTCTTAAATTAACGCTTTAGAAACCCCTTTAACTAGTCGGGATGACTGAAGATTTATCAGCAACGGTGTGTATCTTTAAATcattttgaattattttaattctttctaGTTTAAAGgacttttcatttcttttacATTATCAAcactttttcaatatattaGAACAATAAGAATGTGACACCGGTAGTGACAGCGTGAAGTCCAGCAATATTAATATTGAATTTCCTGCTCTGATGGTCCTCGGTTCTTATgggaattttttttctcttaCCTTATACAGATAAACACATATCTAGTGGTATAGTTTATTAATTAGTGctgtaattcttttttgttgaagaaatattattTCGACGGAGTTTGTAAGGGCAATGCCATCGTCAAGGTCGTTGTCAAATTCGTCTTCTTCCCAGAATTCAGAATCATCCGAAATACTGAAACAGTTTGTATGAGTCATCTGTTCCGACTCTTCGAAATATATTGGTAAGTTTTCCATCCACCTCTCGACCTTTTCACCGTGTGGCATATTCTTTGCCTGCCTTGGATTGAAATAAGATGGGAATCCCGTCACTATTGGCACCGAAGAATGTGGTGAGCAATTATTGAACCCACTTGAGTTGAATACAAGCATCGAAGTGTTAATGTTATCTGCTCTTGGTGGTAATTGTGGAGCGTTTTGTTGTTCCGGAGGCTGGTGACGGACAGGAGATGACGAATAATAATTGTGCTGTTGCAGTTGcatttgatattgtttCTGACTTTGTAACTGCAATTCTTCATATTCAGGTGGTAATGAATGGAAACTGACGTCTGGGTTCCTGTTACCACTGTTATTTGATTGATAGAAATGTTGATTGTATGGAGATTGGCTTGGAAGTTGAATCATTTGTGGACCAGTGTCACAAGAAGTATCCATCGAATCTaagaaattcaaatcttgtACGTTGGTCTTGTATCTAATACGTCCTTTGTTCCTTACATCTGCTCGTTCAAGGGTCATTCTGGTTCTAGTACGTTTTGTTGGTGACTTGGTTGGTATATGTTTATTGAGAATCGTACTATTCACCCCCAATGGTTTTTGTGTACCCATAGCTTCCATCATATATTATTGAAACCAGTCTCGATGAGCAGTGCAGGATGCGTTAACGATTGTATCTACAGTATATAGCTGGATATATTTCTTTGTATGGGGAGTGGCATGCATGTTGTTTTACTGTCACAAATTCTATAAAGTAAATGTTTCTAACGACAGCAATAGAAAGTAAACCAAGATTGAACGTGCGTCACTGACGCACAATCTCTGGAGATCATCAGTTATCCATTGAAtttttgtatatataatcTTATACTACATAATGTATAGAGAACAAGGTCCTCATTCGgttcttctcttctttaaTTTAGAAGTTGCTGTTTCGATTCTTTTTCCTAATTTGTACTGCTTATCCTGTTGCAAGTACTGCACTGGgaaaaattcattgatCCGTTTTTGCACCCCTGTTGCTTTACGTTTGTTCAAGTCTCGAATCAAAGGAATTAGTACTTCATCTGATTTTGCCTTATCCCATCCGATTGTTTGTTGCAAGAATGACCGTAACTTATCCAAATCTGGAGACCCCCACACAAATTTAGTCTTATCCGCGTCGACTGTGGGGTGGATATAGGCATCATATACAGCTTCACTGGGGAAGTTGTCATCCAAGATGATTTCATTACTAACCAACCTTTTTCTCAATTGCTTTTGGAAAGCAGTTTCCCCTTCTAGCTTTTGCTTATCAAATTGACCTTCGTTGTACCACTTGGCAAACTCTTTAAGAGATCCGAATTCGGCTAAAATCTCTACTCCCATTACAGGTCCTATACCTCTAAGGCCAGGGGTATAATCACTTCCTAGTAGTTGTGCTAATTGTATCAATTTATCCCTATCAAGACCaagtttttgatcaaaCAAATCTAAACTATAATATTCGACATAGTTCTTCTCTTGAAACATATTCTTGTAAACATGAGTACCCccaaacaagaaaacaTCACTATCATCCGTAATAACACCATCTACTAGTTTCAACTGTAATAAAGTTGCACATTGAGCTTCTGCTTCCATTGGTGCCGTGATGTACG harbors:
- the GND1 gene encoding phosphogluconate dehydrogenase (decarboxylating) GND1 (highly similar to uniprot|P53319 Saccharomyces cerevisiae YGR256W GND2 and to uniprot|P38720 Saccharomyces cerevisiae YHR183W GND1 6-phosphogluconate dehydrogenase(decarboxylating)), with the protein product MSEPAGDIGLIGLAVMGQNLILNAADHGFTVVAYNRTVSKVDHFLANEAKGKSIIGAHSVEELCRNLKRPRRIILLVKAGDAVDAFIQQLLPFLEKGDIIIDGGNSHFPDSNRRYDELKEKGIYFVGSGVSGGEEGARYGPSLMPGGAEEAWPHIKDIFQSISAKSDGEPCCDWVGPAGSGHYVKMVHNGIEYGDMQLITEAYDIMKRIGGFTDKEIGEVFSQWNKGVLDSFLVEITRDILLYDDVDGTPLVEKILDSAGQKGTGKWTAINALDLGMPVTLIGEAVFARCLSSLKDERVRASKLLPGPQIPKDAVKERQQFVDDLEQALYASKIISYAQGFMLIREAGKTYGWKLNNPAIALMWRGGCIIRSVFLGEITKAYRENPELENLLFNKFFADAVEKAQSGWRKTIGLAVSYGIPTPAFSTALSFYDGYRSERLPANLLQAQRDYFGAHTFRVLPEAASENLPADQNIHINWTGKGGNVSASSYQA
- the SSP1 gene encoding Ssp1p (weakly similar to uniprot|P38871 Saccharomyces cerevisiae YHR184W SSP1 Protein involved in the control of meiotic nuclear division and spore formation) produces the protein MEEPDEVDEYSYSELDRPQYPTPKVIDSKKIYERLKSKVQFWKHQDVDGSSFNTMDKRQQELWKLIRDSPLKFNQNNGAPESKEAHASPLQPIGESANTFLTDNDKDVNVGDQFIKVSPMKITALDQSPLFEVHSTTKELTGPSPPVLVERLTDKLHFKKVGLKRIQDRLGKIADSKENVARNYNKLASEITAWCSLCLERDSELDLLTDLQQVLAADKKSEQTMTRLFMMINAKLEYVAKREENMLQERKDMNALTKKYDALRVRKGDQSMETQYLKENLQRKRTSLQQLTEQYYESLSKILREEFTRACFTIYEMGSELKDVTRDFSLQSIELLKNGNDSDYIDGFLEDVRKLRADKQWNKLSMQEKNNPNKLAELVGNLYNGQDSLLRIASNKVPIKFSPLPLHENASTSTLDPQHFKASEGLDLSMSQYGTDKYNDITTNKFMLKKPLFTDVRPVSQQPLQTLQNLRAPVSSHGATGSAGGGATRQRNLASNIANNYPYQRGPSLVRSKAEPNGLRNEIISENVSAESIADADDKEVVIKFGHDLTNSFIEADQLLATNAWD
- the MTM1 gene encoding Mtm1p (similar to uniprot|P53320 Saccharomyces cerevisiae YGR257C MTM1 Mitochondrial protein of the mitochondrial carrier family involved in activating mitochondrial Sod2p probably by facilitating insertion of an essential manganese cofactor), translated to MSGDRSSTAIMKERMLSACAGSFLTSFFLTPMDVVRIRLQQQVMLPDCSCGAASELKGSVGTEVIYDHVVANKNSPKIFWQDVCFQDIQCKNSALRFNSTWEAFTKISEVEGLATLWRGLSITLLMAIPANVVYFSGYEMFRDHSPMRDSYPSLNPLFCGATARMVAATTVAPLELIKTRLQSIPRSRKDTTTQMMFKDLLKETRNEIRSGGYKVLFKGLEITLWRDVPFSAIYWGSYEFYKKNFWIDFSEQCLRWNLSPNWDFFINSFIGGSVSGSSAALLTHPFDVGKTRMQITMDIENKQRNTLVSPKKRVSARGMFKFLYNIKQTEGYGALYTGLIPRVMKIAPSCAIMISTYELSKRLFAV
- the PFS1 gene encoding Pfs1p (some similarities with uniprot|P38872 Saccharomyces cerevisiae YHR185C PFS1 Sporulation protein) is translated as MMEAMGTQKPLGVNSTILNKHIPTKSPTKRTRTRMTLERADVRNKGRIRYKTNVQDLNFLDSMDTSCDTGPQMIQLPSQSPYNQHFYQSNNSGNRNPDVSFHSLPPEYEELQLQSQKQYQMQLQQHNYYSSSPVRHQPPEQQNAPQLPPRADNINTSMLVFNSSGFNNCSPHSSVPIVTGFPSYFNPRQAKNMPHGEKVERWMENLPIYFEESEQMTHTNCFSISDDSEFWEEDEFDNDLDDGIALTNSVEIIFLQQKRITALINKLYH